The Branchiostoma floridae strain S238N-H82 chromosome 8, Bfl_VNyyK, whole genome shotgun sequence genome has a segment encoding these proteins:
- the LOC118421106 gene encoding melatonin receptor type 1A-A-like: MLVNESVVTPTPDIAHEGSLVQAVVFVGIFGISSLVGTVGNAAVILAFCLYKKVRTTDNVFILNTSIWDLVSSAVNIPLMISSTMAGLPNCGQACCAFIGFLSLFSVTQSLLSCALVAFNRYVHVVLPIATYKRLFGPVKAFLWVVGAWVIGTLVMFPAMSGIYGSLGWDANVEICQMSNDPNSLLFFKNVLGSLHWTTLLVISVFYALIYLHVRKSTMAIGQHLGHSPQQVSLQAVKRTKHMFYIFFTLFTLTSPNIVVMQVDPHGVSTPEFIFFIIAAMYYWNTAVNPIIYTWTLKEFRQGFKSMVRCRRHIVPTVNHPPHQPVAKGPARTSRTPKVSAPLTVSKRVEQAVLPPLTASERVEQAVVPPLTVSKRVEQAVLPPLTASERVEQAVAPPLTASERVEQSVVPPLTASERVEQAVVPPLTASERVEQAVSPPLTASKRVEQAVSPPLTVSKRVEQAVAPPLTASERVEQSVVPPLTASERVEQAVSPPLTASERVEQAVAPPLTASERVEQAVAPPLTASERVEQSVVPPLTASERVEQSVVPPLTASEHVEQAVLPPLTASEVEGD; this comes from the exons ATGTTGGTGAACGAGTCGGTTGTGACGCCAACCCCAGACATTGCACATGAGGGCTCGTTGGTGCAAGCCGTGGTGTTCGTCGGGATATTCGGCATCTCTAGCCTGGTAGGAACCGTCGGCAACGCTGCTGTCATCCTGGCCTTCTGCCTGTACAAGAAG GTTCGCACCACTGATAACGTCTTCATCCTGAACACAAGCATCTGGGATCTGGTATCGTCTGCCGTCAACATTCCGCTGATGATCTCGTCTACGATGGCCGGCCTACCGAACTGCGGACAAGCTTGCTGTGCCTTCATAGGCTTTCTGAGTCTGTTTAGTGTGACTCAGTCATTGTTATCCTGTGCTCTTGTTGCCTTTAACCGTTATGTGCATGTTGTGCTACCAATTGCCACTTACAAGCGCTTGTTCGGTCCTGTCAAGGCTTTCCTGTGGGTGGTTGGGGCATGGGTGATCGGTACTCTGGTCATGTTTCCGGCTATGTCAGGTATATACGGCAGTTTGGGATGGGACGCGAATGTGGAGATATGCCAGATGTCTAACGATCCCAATAGCCTACTGTTTTTCAAAAATGTCCTGGGTTCCCTGCATTGGACCACCTTGTTGGTGATATCTGTGTTCTACGCTCTCATCTACCTGCACGTGCGGAAAAGTACCATGGCCATCGGCCAGCATCTCGGCCACAGCCCCCAGCAAGTGTCCCTGCAGGCGGTGAAGCGTACAAAACACATGTTCTACATCTTCTTCACTCTGTTCACCCTAACCTCTCCAAACATTGTCGTCATGCAAGTGGATCCCCACGGTGTCTCAACCCCCgaattcattttctttatcattgCCGCGATGTATTACTGGAACACCGCAGTCAATCCCATCATTTACACCTGGACCCTCAAAGAGTTTCGGCAAGGGTTCAAGTCCATGGTCCGCTGCAGACGACATATTGTTCCTACCGTTAACCACCCACCTCACCAACCTGTTGCTAAGGGACCCGCGCGAACCTCTCGAACACCGAAAGTTTCAGCACCATTGACGGTCTCTAAACGCGTTGAGCAGGCAGTATTACCACCATTGACGGCCTCTGAACGCGTTGAGCAGGCAGTAGTACCACCATTGACGGTCTCTAAACGCGTTGAGCAGGCAGTATTACCACCATTGACGGCCTCTGAACGCGTTGAGCAGGCAGTAGCACCACCATTGACGGCCTCTGAACGCGTTGAGCAGTCAGTAGTACCACCATTGACGGCCTCTGAACGCGTTGAGCAGGCAGTAGTACCACCATTGACGGCCTCTGAACGCGTTGAGCAGGCAGTATCACCACCATTGACGGCCTCTAAACGCGTTGAGCAGGCAGTATCACCACCATTGACGGTCTCTAAACGCGTTGAGCAGGCAGTAGCACCACCATTGACGGCCTCTGAACGCGTTGAGCAGTCAGTAGTACCACCATTGACGGCCTCTGAACGCGTTGAGCAGGCAGTATCACCACCATTGACGGCCTCTGAACGCGTTGAGCAGGCAGTAGCACCACCATTGACGGCCTCTGAACGCGTTGAGCAGGCAGTAGCACCACCATTGACGGCCTCTGAACGCGTTGAGCAGTCAGTAGTACCACCATTGACGGCCTCTGAACGCGTTGAGCAGTCAGTAGTACCACCATTGACGGCCTCTGAACACGTTGAGCAGGCAGTATTACCACCATTGACGGCCTCTGAAGTAGAGGGGGACTAG